CATTTGGCTACCGCAGCGTCTTTCTGCTGTGCCTGACCCTGGCCGCCGCCGCGTGGGCCGTCATGCTGTGGCGCGGGCAGCCGGGCAAGCCGGACAACTAAGCGTCGCCTCACTTCATTTTCTAAAGCAGGCGGTATGCTGTGGGCATGACCCAGACCCCGCAGACCGCCCAGGCCGAGGCCCAGGTGCTTGTTCCTCTGACCACCCCAGAAGAAGTCGAGCAGTTCCTGACCGAGTACCCACTGGCCGCCGTCTTCAAGGCCGGCACCTGCCACAAAACCATGCAGGGCTTTGGGGTGCTGGAAACCTTCCTCCAGCGTTTTGACCTGCCCGTGGGCTACATCCGGGTGGTGGACTGGCGCCCGGCCAGCAATCACGTCGCGCAGCGCACCGGCCTGATTCACCACAGCCCGCAGTTCATTCTGTTCAAAGACGGTGAGGCGCAGTACGAGGTCAACAACTGGGACATCACGCCAGAGGCCCTGACCCCGGTGTTTCAGGCCCAGGTGCCCGCCCGCCAGGGCACGGCCAGCGTCGCCACCGACGACAACGTGGAGCCCTACCGCCGCCTGATGCGCGCCTACCTGGACGGCACCCTGAGCGAGTGGGCCTTTCAGGACCAGTACGTCAACCTGTTCCGTGATGACGCCAGTCTGCGCAGCCAGCGCGAATTCGAGCTGCTGTCGCGCCTGTTCGGTGACCCCGACGCCTACCACGGCGGCCTGCACCAGCTGGGCGCACCGCAGGAACGCGGTGACCTGCGCGACCGGGTTCAGGCGCTGCTGGACGAGCTGTAATTCCTGACCCTCTGACCCCTTTCTCAGACCAACCTCACGCGGCCTCCGGGCCCTGCGCGTGAGGTTTTGCATTTGTGTAAGCGGCCCGTAAGAGGGTATGGGGTGTCATGGGGGTGTTTCCCGAGCTTCGCCCTGCCCACTGCACGCTCTGTGCGCCCTCACGTTAGACTCACCGGAACCTCCATGCCAGAACCCACAGCCCCCCAGATGCCCCCCCTGAACCACGCCGTTGCCGTGCCGCAAGGTGACGCTGTCTACGCCGGCCTCAGCACGGACCACTATCCCTGGACCGAGGTCATGACGGACCTGACCCTGCGGCAGACGCAGGGCTTCACCGGCACCTTCGACGCCTGGCAAAAAGGACGCTGGGTGCGGTTTGTGTGGTCGCGCGGCGCGCTGCTGGGCGGGTACACGCACGGCGGCCAGGCCGTTCCCTGGCACGTGGCGATGCAGGGTGTGCCGCGCGCCCGCGTGAGCCTGGCGGCGCTGCAGCCCAATCTGGCCGAGTTGCTGTGGGCCACACGCGCCGCGCCCGGCCAGGCGGCCCCGGCCCCCTGGCCCGCGCTGCGCCCCCTCTTGGAGCAGGAGTCTTTTCACGGCCTGTTGGTCTCGGGGCTGAACTGCAGCTTCTGGTCGTATGGCCGCTTTATCGGGGGCGGGCTGCCTGACCAGGGGGCACCGTGCGCGCTCTTCGCCACCAATGCCGAGGACAACCGCGCCCAGTTTGCCAGCTTCTGGCAGGAGCTGCTGACCACTGTTCACCGCGCCCAGCCGCTGGATACCGTCTGGCAACAGGTCACGGTGCGGCTGGTGGGCGACCACCCCTGCCTGGACCCGTTCGCGCAGGATGTCAGCTTCCGTGACGGCGTCCTGACTATCGAAGAGGGAGTGCCGGTCCGGGAATTCCGGCCGGCCCTGAACGCCGCCCTGCGCGCCAGCCTGTCCCGTCTGGGCGTGCGGCTGGGTGACCTGCCGCTGGACGCCCTGCGCCAGCGCCCCGAGTGGGCCGCCTCTGGCCTGGAGACCTCATGACCCTGACTGCCCCCACCTGGCCCGACGGCCTGACCGACCAGACGCCGCTGCCATTCAACATCTGGCGCGTCATGACGCATGTGGATGGTCTGCGTGACCTGACCGAGGTAGCGCGCCTGGCCGGCATGACGGTGCCTGACGCCCAGGAGCGCCTGCGCACCGCCGGCGAGTGGGTCAAGCGCGCCAACCAGAACCACCAGCAGGTCTCGGATGACACCGCCGACGCCGTAACCGCCTGTCTGACCCCCGTGGTGGGCCCGATGGCCGCCGTGATGGTGGACGAGGCCCTGGACGACCTGGGCGACGGCGCCACCCTGAACGCCCTGCTGTCTCATGTGGCCCGCCAGCTCACGCCTGAACGGGTGCAGCAGTTTGCCCGTAACCTCCGCGCCAGGGGCCTGGCATGACCGCCCGGCCCCGCTGCGCCGCCCTGACCCGCCGCCCTACGACCCCCCTCACCCTGGGAGCCCACACATGAAGTACACCGTTGTCATCCGAGAAGCTGTCGCGCAGGACAAACGGGCCACGCTTGAGGCCCTGTTGCAGGAGCGGTTTGGGCTGAACGCCGAGCAGGCGCAGCGCCTGGGCAGCCGCCGTTCAGGCCGGCTGATGAAGCCCACAGGGCGCCCGCGCGCCGAACTGCTGATGTCCATGTTTCAGCAGGTGGGTGCCAGCGTGGCCCTGGAAGAGGTGCGCGACGAAACCGACCTGGTCAGCGAGCCGTTTCAGGGCGTCACTCCCGCCCCCAGCCGCCCGGCGCCTACCCCCTTTGCCGCCGACGACGCGCCGCTGGCCCCTCTGCAGACGCAGGCCACCGCCTCGCAGGACATGGCCGACCTGCGCGCCTCGGCCATCTGGCCCGCCGTGCCCTTTGGCGCTGACGACGCCAGCGCCGCCAATCCCTTCGCGGCCCTGAACGATCCGTTTGCGGCACCTGGCGCCAGCGCGGGAGGCATGGACAGCAGTCTGGCCAGCGCCCTGGGGAATCTGGACACCACACCGGGCGGCTGGGGCAGCAGCGGCGGCGCGGGAACAGCAGTGCTTGACCCGGTGGTGGCGCCCGCACCCCTCCCGGCGGCGCCTGAGGCCGGGGCCGACGTGTGGTCGGACTTTACTGGCGCCCTGACCATCCACGACTCGACCCCCACCAAAACGGCCACAGCCGCCGAGGTGCCGCAGCAGCCTCTGGACACCATGGTGGTCACGCCCCTGACCGACGAGGCGCCCAAGGCCAGCGCCCGGCGCACCAGCCTGGGGCAGCGGATGGCCCTGGGCGCACTGGTGCCGCTGGGCGTGTCCAGCCTGCTGACCCTGACCGTGCTGTCCCTGACCCTGCCACGCCTGCAACAAAATCAGATTCAGAGCAACGCGCAGGCCGTGGCCGTGGCCGTCAGCGGCAACATTGACCCCAACCGTGGGTACGGCAACATCGCACCGCAAATCGAGTCGCTGGTCAATAGCTCCAGCGTGGGCTTTGTACAGGTGGAACTGCGCGACGGCTCGCGCTTCTTCTCCAGCCAGACGCCCGACATCAACGACATTCTGAACGCCGAAGTCAGCAACTGGCTGACCGACAACCCCACCAAGAACAACTACGTGGGCAGCATCTCGCCGGCCAGCGTCTACCAGGCCCGCGCCGACGAACTGAAGGAACTGGGCGGCACGGCCAACGACGTGGAGAAGTTGCAGGCGCAGGCCAATGACCCCAAGAACCAGCAGAAGACGGCCATCAACTACATCGTGCAGCAAATCACCGTCTCGGAGCAGAACGGGCGCCGCGTGGTGGAGACCGGGCGCAACGTCGAAGGCAACGACAACCTGCTCTATACCGTGGCCGTGGGCGTGTCCAATGCCCAGCAGCAGGCGCAGCTGCGCAACACCATTTTCCTGGTGCTGTTCGTGTCGCTGCTGGCGCTGGGTCTGGCCGCCTACCTGGCGCTGCGCGCCGCCCGCCGCGTGGTGGAGCCCATCGAGCAACTGGTGAAAATCGCCGACGCCATCAGCATGGGTGACCTGTCGCGCCCCGTGCAGGCCGAGCGCAACGACGAGATCGGTGACCTGGCCCAGGCCCTGGAGCGCATGCGCCTGAGCCTGGACTCGGCGATGGAGCGTCTGCGCCGCCGCCGCCGAGGCTAAGCGACACAGCAAACTGGGCCGCCCCGCAAAGGGCGGCCCAACGCTTTGCTGTGATGACGCTCAGCTGGCCTGCATGCTGTGCTTCATGTCACGAATCTGGTCGTGACTGGCCTTGACCTGCGCGTACTGCCCTTCCACGAAGGAGCGGATATCGGCGGGCAGCTCGGCTTCTTTCAGGACATCCTGATAGTTCTCGACGGCCACGTCCTCGCCACGCTCGCACTCGGCCACCACCTGATAGTCGTCGCGGCCGGTCAGGGCGTCACGCACGTTCAGCCAGGTGCGGTGCAGGGCCGCGCCCACGCTGCCACTCTCGCGGGGCTTGTCGCCCAGGCGGCTGATGTGTGACTCCACGTCGCCGGCCATCTGGGCCCGCTGCACGCTGCGCTCCATAAAGAGGCTGCGTAGGCCAGCGTCGGTGGCGTGTTCGGCCGCGTCCTTAAAGCCCTTCTCGCCGTCACGCAGGGTGCCCAGCAGGTACTGCAATTTGTCCAGCACAGTCTCGTTGTTCATGGTCATGGGTGCATCCTCCAGTCTGATATGGGGGTGTGATGGGGTCTGCCGCGCGGCTTGCGCAGGCGCCGCAAGGTTGAACGGCCCCAGCGTAGGGGGCGGCCCCGCTTGCCACCTGACAGTTCGGCCAAGGCGTCCTTTACCGTCAGTTGGCGCAGGCTTGCCCCATCTCACATCTGGCCCCGCCGGACGTGCTCTGCTGCCGTCATGACGCCCTGGCTTCTGAGGATGCGCTGGCTAGACCTCTGTTTTCTGCACTGGGCGGTGCCGGCTGAGACCATTCAGGCCAGCCTGCCGGCCGGGGTGGAGGTCGACACCTGGCAGGGTCAGGCCTACCTGGGCGTGGTGCCGTTCCGAATGGAAGACGTGGCCCCGCGTGGCTGCCCAGCGGTGCCGGGCCTGAGCGCCTTTCCTGAGCTAAACCTGCGCACCTACGTAAAGGTGAACGGCGAACGCGGCGTCTGGTTTTACAGCCTGGACGTGACGCAGCCGCTGGCCGCCGCCCTGGCGCGCCGCCTGTTTCATCTGCCCTACCGCGAGGCGCGCATGTGGGTCAGCCGGGAAGGCGACGTGACCCGCTATGCCAGCGTCCGTACCGATGAGCGAACGGGCGCCGGGGCTTTTGCCGGGGCCTACCGCCCGGTGGGCCAACCCCTGAGGCCCGCCGCAGACAGTCTGGAGCATTGGCTGACCGATCACCTGCGGCTGTTCAGCGCCGACCGTGCAGGTCACCTCTACCGGGGCCGCATTCACCATCACCCCTGGCCCCTGCGCCGCGCCGAGGCTGAGGTGCGCGTCAACACACTGGCGCAGCCGCTGGGCCTGACCCTGGACGGCCCACCCCACGCCCTGCACGCCGAGCGCCTTGAGGTGCGGGCATGGTGGAGAGACCGGCTGACGTAATGAGGCGAGGAGCAAGAGAAATTTATCCAGTGACCAGATCAGAGGACCCATTCAACATTCAGAAGAGCGTGCTGCTCTGGCTCCATACCGGGACTTAGCGCCAGGAGGAAATGAGCGCCCGATACTGAGGCAAGTGCCTGCTTGAAAACAGATGCCTTGGCAGCATAGGGAACGAGGGAGCCTTCCATTCCGAGGAGAACAGCCCTTAGCTGGGGCGCCTTTAGTCGGAGGACCGCGCCACCTCAGCGACCTATTCTGGGTGCTCTCCCGCCTGTTTCGCCGCCTGGTCAGTTCATACACTCTGCGACTTCGATGCGCCCTAATCCTGTCTCACTGGAGGGTCAGCGCAAATGGTGTCTCCAGGCCTGCCTGCGCCGCTTCGCGCGCCACCTGGGGGGCGTAATTCAGCGCCAGCACCGCGCGGTAGGTGCGCTGCGCCAAGTTGCGGTTGCCCTGGGCGTCGCGCACCTGCCCCAGCCGGGCCAGCACCAGCCCTGCCAGGCTGCGCGGCAGGTCGTCGGTCAGGGCGTGGGCGGCCTGTTCCAGCAGCGCGCGGGCCGGTGCCAGCTCGCCCACAGCCAGATACACCCCAGCGGCGGCGGCGTCCAGTTCGGCGCGCGGAGTGATCTCGTCACCGCTCTCGCGTTCCAGGGCCGCCAGCAGGGCGGACAGGTCATCTTCCTCGCGCAGTTGCCAGGCGCGGTCGGCCAGCGCGCGGCGGCGGCTGAGGTCACCAGGGACAAACGAGGTGATGTCGGGCAGGCTGGCCTGAGGCAGCAGGCGCAGCAGGTCGGGCAGATCATCAAGAGGCACCAGAACGGCGCCGCTTTGGCCAGCCAGCGCAGCAGCCAGCTCGGTCAGGCGACGCGCCCGCCAGCGGGTGCCGGGGCCTTCATCCAGAACGGCGCGTTCGGCCGTGGCCTGCGACTGAAGCTGGGCCAGAAAATCAGGGGCCAGGGCGCCAGACAGGCTGAGCGGGGCGGTGACCAGGGCAGCCAGCGCCGACTGGGCCTGCGCCGCCGCCTTCAGCCGCTCGCGGCCCTGGGGGTACTGGCTCAGAAAGCCCACCAGCGCTTCGTGTTCGGCGTCAGCCCAGTGCCACTCGGGGGCCAGGCCGTCCTGAACCGCAATGCGGGCCGCCGGCAGCGCGTCCCGCAGCGGGTGGTCCGGGTCGGGGCCAGAGGCCCACAGCACCTGAGGGGCACCCAGTTCACGCAGCACTTCGACCACGGTGCCTGCATTGAACTGCGGCTGGAGGCGCAGCAGGTCACCCAGGTCAGGCACCAGGGTCAGCACGGTCAGGCGCCCGCCCCGTTGCGTTTGCGCCCGCCCACGCGCACCACGTCACTGACGCCCGGCACGCCCAGGATGGCGCGGCGCACCGCTTCCAGGTCGCTTTGGCCCGTGACATGCAGGCGCAGGTGAATCACGGCGACCTCCTCTTGTCCCACCACCGCTTCGACCTTCGTGGGGCTGTGTTTCTCGCGGGCCAGGACACCCAGCACGTCGGCCAGGAGGCCCGCGCGGTCAGGTCCAATCACGTCCACATCTATCAGTGTGGTGCCGGGCGTACCCGCCTCCCAGGAGGCCGCCACGCAGCGCTCGGGTTCGTCCTTGAGCAGGCGAATCATGTTGGGGCAGTCAATGCGGTGAACCGAGACGCCGCGCCCGCGCGTGAGGTAGCCCATCACCTGATCGCCGCGAATGGGGTTGCAGCACTGGCTGAGCTTGGTCGTCGTGGTAAAGCCTTCCACGTACACGCCGCCCGGTTCGGGGGTGCGGGGCACCGGCACGCGCCGGCTGGTGGCCGCCGCCTGTTCCTGGGCCAGTTGCGGCGACAGCACTCGGCCCACGCCGCTGGGGGTCAGCTTGCCCGCGTGCAGCGCCTGATACAGGTCGTCGGGGTTGCGGGTGCCCAGCAACTTCTGGGTGGCGTCTTCAAGCAGTTTGGTGCGCATCAGTTGCCGCACGGCCAGCTGGCGCTTACGCAGATACCGTTCCAGCAGGTCGTGGCCGTGTTGCAGCGCCTCGCTGCGTTCCTGCTGCCGGAAGTGATGGCGAATCTTGGCGCGCGCGCTGCGGGTGACCGCAAAGTTCAGCCAGTCCTTGCTGGGGTGACCGTTCTTGCTGGTCACAATTTCCACCATGTCGCCGTTGCCCAG
Above is a genomic segment from Deinococcus betulae containing:
- a CDS encoding monothiol bacilliredoxin BrxC family protein; translated protein: MTQTPQTAQAEAQVLVPLTTPEEVEQFLTEYPLAAVFKAGTCHKTMQGFGVLETFLQRFDLPVGYIRVVDWRPASNHVAQRTGLIHHSPQFILFKDGEAQYEVNNWDITPEALTPVFQAQVPARQGTASVATDDNVEPYRRLMRAYLDGTLSEWAFQDQYVNLFRDDASLRSQREFELLSRLFGDPDAYHGGLHQLGAPQERGDLRDRVQALLDEL
- a CDS encoding HAMP domain-containing protein, yielding MKYTVVIREAVAQDKRATLEALLQERFGLNAEQAQRLGSRRSGRLMKPTGRPRAELLMSMFQQVGASVALEEVRDETDLVSEPFQGVTPAPSRPAPTPFAADDAPLAPLQTQATASQDMADLRASAIWPAVPFGADDASAANPFAALNDPFAAPGASAGGMDSSLASALGNLDTTPGGWGSSGGAGTAVLDPVVAPAPLPAAPEAGADVWSDFTGALTIHDSTPTKTATAAEVPQQPLDTMVVTPLTDEAPKASARRTSLGQRMALGALVPLGVSSLLTLTVLSLTLPRLQQNQIQSNAQAVAVAVSGNIDPNRGYGNIAPQIESLVNSSSVGFVQVELRDGSRFFSSQTPDINDILNAEVSNWLTDNPTKNNYVGSISPASVYQARADELKELGGTANDVEKLQAQANDPKNQQKTAINYIVQQITVSEQNGRRVVETGRNVEGNDNLLYTVAVGVSNAQQQAQLRNTIFLVLFVSLLALGLAAYLALRAARRVVEPIEQLVKIADAISMGDLSRPVQAERNDEIGDLAQALERMRLSLDSAMERLRRRRRG
- a CDS encoding PA2169 family four-helix-bundle protein, translating into MNNETVLDKLQYLLGTLRDGEKGFKDAAEHATDAGLRSLFMERSVQRAQMAGDVESHISRLGDKPRESGSVGAALHRTWLNVRDALTGRDDYQVVAECERGEDVAVENYQDVLKEAELPADIRSFVEGQYAQVKASHDQIRDMKHSMQAS
- a CDS encoding YqjF family protein, giving the protein MTPWLLRMRWLDLCFLHWAVPAETIQASLPAGVEVDTWQGQAYLGVVPFRMEDVAPRGCPAVPGLSAFPELNLRTYVKVNGERGVWFYSLDVTQPLAAALARRLFHLPYREARMWVSREGDVTRYASVRTDERTGAGAFAGAYRPVGQPLRPAADSLEHWLTDHLRLFSADRAGHLYRGRIHHHPWPLRRAEAEVRVNTLAQPLGLTLDGPPHALHAERLEVRAWWRDRLT